The genome window ACAGATCCATTGGTAGGTTTTGCCGGTCCTCTCGTCCTTCATGCAGAAAGAGAGGACCTCATTCAAAGTGCGGGGGGAGTTTTGAGCCCCTTATGGCAGACTTTCCATAGAGGACAAAACCAGGTTAATCAGGGGCAGTATTCCCAGCACGAACCAGTGGACTGGCTTTCAGGATGTGTGCTTCTGGCACGCTCTGAGATGATTAAGGAGATTGGATTGCTCGATGAAAGTTTCTTTCTATATGAAGAGGAACTGGAATGGTGTATTCGAGCAAGGCGTGCTGGATGGAAATGTCTCTTTGTGCCCGAGGTCCAAGCCAGACATGCCGGCGTCCGTCCAGACTATGAACCACCTCCATATGTAACCTATTACATGTATCGCAATCATTTTCGGTTGCTTGCCAAACATCGGGCAGGACTGCTCCCATGGGGATATGCCCTGTTCCAAAGCATGCGCACGCTGATCAGTTGGAGTGTACGCCCAAAGTGGCGCTCCAAGCGTTCCCATCGAGATGCACTCTGGCTGGCGCTCAAAGATTTCCTTCAGGGAAAATCAGGACAACTTTCCCAGAGGATTTAGAGGCATCTCCTATGCACATTTTATTTTTATCCCGCTGGTATCCTTTCCCGCCCAACAATGGGTCTAAACTGAGAATTTATAATTTACTCCGTTTTCTGGGGCAGAGTCACACCATTACCCTGGTGTCCTTCTATGACCCTGACGAAGGGATTGTGCAGGAGCCTGTACCCTCATTTTGCAAAGAAGTATATACCCTGCCCTGGAAGGAATTCCGTCCTACCCATTGGAAAGCCTTATTGGGGTTTTTCCACCCATACCCCCGTTGGGTTGTTGATACATATTCCAGAGAAATGGAACATCTGGTAAACGGCCTGCTCGAAAAGCACTCTTTTGACGTAGTCATCGCCAGTCAAACGATCATGGCGCCATATGCAAGAAAAATCCAGGGGACTCACAAAATTTTAGAAGAAGCCGAAGTGGGGGTATTCATTCATAGAGCCAGAAAATCATCCGGTACATTGGGAAAATTCAGGCATTCTCTGACATGGCTTAAGTATCAACAATATCTGCAAGGGCTTTTCAGAGATTTTGCCAGCATCACGGTAGTCTCTGAAGAAGAAAAATCTTATATTCTCCCCCTCACCCCGCAGCCAGAAAAAGTGGAGATTATTCCTAATGGCGTAAAGGTCCAGGATTATGAGACCGTCATGAGAAATCCCGTTCCTAACACGCTCATTTTCACCGGCTCGTTCCGCTATTCCGCCAACTATGAAGCCATGATGTGGTTTGTTTCCCAGGTATTTCCCCTGATTCAAGCCGAAATCCCTGAGGTTCGATTAATTATTACCGGAGATCCGGCAGGAAAACGCTTGCCATTTAATCCTCAAGTGACCCAGACAGGGGGAGTTCCAGATGTGCGCGAATGGATCGCCTCTTCCTGGGTTGCTGTTGCTCCCCTGCAAATAGGGGGAGGAACCAGGTTGAAAATTCTGGAGGCAATGGCACTCCGTACCCCAGTTGTCTCCACCTCAAAAGGTGCAGAAGGGCTGGATGTGCATTCCCCCAAGCACCTTATCATCGCCGATTCCCCGGCTGAGTTCGCCAGAGCCGTAATTGCTATTTGTCAGGATCCTGCTCTTCGAGAAAAAATTGCCACTTCCGCCTTTGATCTTGTGAAAGAAAAGTACGATTGGGATTCCATCCTGCCGCGATATCAGGAAATTCTTACAGGAATCACCTCTCCTAAAGTACTGGAAAGAGGGTAAGAAAATGTTCTCTCGAATCACCCAAAAATGGTTCAAAATCGATCTCGAGGCTATTCAAGATTGGCTGGATGAACATAAAAACTTACTGATTCGAGTCATTGTTATACTCGGCCTGGCAGGATATCTGTTTCTACTGCCTCGCTATGCCATTGGCAAACACCGCATCCCCCAAATGATCATCTTTGCCACTTTAGGAATCGGTGGATTGGCTGTTTTAATTTCTCAACCGGTTCTGGCAACTTTGCTGATCATTCCGGCTACTCTACTCGTACCTTTTGGAATTGGCACGGGTACCCAATCGAACCTTAATGCTGGCATCCTCATGGTACTGGCTTGTGCAGGATTATGGGTGCTTGAAATGATCGTGGTTCACAAAAAAATATCTATTATCCGCTCCAGACCCTTTCTGCCGTTATTTCTGCTCATGGTTTCCTCTGTAATCTCTTTAGGGTTTGGACAACTGCCTTGGTTTAACATGCCTCACGCCTCAATGGCTTCTCAAATCGGTGGCATGATGATGTACATTCTGGCAGGATTGACCTTTCTCGTAGCAGCACATCGCCTCTCATTACCTTCCCTCAAATGGGCGGTCGTCTTGTTTCTAGGGCTGGGTAGCATTTATTTGTTTTTGCGTCCCCTGACAAACCGCTATTATTCACTGGTGTATCCTGTAGTGAGTCTTTTCGAGCAAGGCGCAACAGGAAGCATGTTCTGGATTTGGATTCTCAATATCAGTGTTGGACAACTGATTTTCAATCATCGTATGCCCCTGCTTTTAAAAATTGGGCTGGGTGGAATACTTCTCGCCTTCTTCTACAATTCTCTTGTTCTCGGACGAGAGTGGACCTCAGGATGGCTTCCGCCGCTTCTTGGGGCAAGCGCAATCATTTTTGTAGGGTTTCGTCGGACAAGAATTCTCATTGGTGTATTCGCTTTGACCGCCATCATCGCTACGTTCCCATCCCTGCAAAGCACAGTCATGGGTGGAAATGAATACAGTCTGGTCACCAGAACCGAAGCATGGGAAATCCTGCTCAAAGTGGTGCAGGTAAACCCGATTTTTGGTGTAGGGCCT of Anaerolinea thermophila UNI-1 contains these proteins:
- a CDS encoding glycosyltransferase family 2 protein, producing the protein MNQKVLAIVLNWNKPEDTLRCLETLGDSIPRLVVDNGSAPESRAILLKSIQGIPVIELPENRGYAGGNNAGIRWALEHGFEWILLINDDALLKSSELFRLLQIAETDPLVGFAGPLVLHAEREDLIQSAGGVLSPLWQTFHRGQNQVNQGQYSQHEPVDWLSGCVLLARSEMIKEIGLLDESFFLYEEELEWCIRARRAGWKCLFVPEVQARHAGVRPDYEPPPYVTYYMYRNHFRLLAKHRAGLLPWGYALFQSMRTLISWSVRPKWRSKRSHRDALWLALKDFLQGKSGQLSQRI
- a CDS encoding glycosyltransferase, with translation MHILFLSRWYPFPPNNGSKLRIYNLLRFLGQSHTITLVSFYDPDEGIVQEPVPSFCKEVYTLPWKEFRPTHWKALLGFFHPYPRWVVDTYSREMEHLVNGLLEKHSFDVVIASQTIMAPYARKIQGTHKILEEAEVGVFIHRARKSSGTLGKFRHSLTWLKYQQYLQGLFRDFASITVVSEEEKSYILPLTPQPEKVEIIPNGVKVQDYETVMRNPVPNTLIFTGSFRYSANYEAMMWFVSQVFPLIQAEIPEVRLIITGDPAGKRLPFNPQVTQTGGVPDVREWIASSWVAVAPLQIGGGTRLKILEAMALRTPVVSTSKGAEGLDVHSPKHLIIADSPAEFARAVIAICQDPALREKIATSAFDLVKEKYDWDSILPRYQEILTGITSPKVLERG
- a CDS encoding O-antigen ligase family protein → MFSRITQKWFKIDLEAIQDWLDEHKNLLIRVIVILGLAGYLFLLPRYAIGKHRIPQMIIFATLGIGGLAVLISQPVLATLLIIPATLLVPFGIGTGTQSNLNAGILMVLACAGLWVLEMIVVHKKISIIRSRPFLPLFLLMVSSVISLGFGQLPWFNMPHASMASQIGGMMMYILAGLTFLVAAHRLSLPSLKWAVVLFLGLGSIYLFLRPLTNRYYSLVYPVVSLFEQGATGSMFWIWILNISVGQLIFNHRMPLLLKIGLGGILLAFFYNSLVLGREWTSGWLPPLLGASAIIFVGFRRTRILIGVFALTAIIATFPSLQSTVMGGNEYSLVTRTEAWEILLKVVQVNPIFGVGPANYYFYTPIFPIRGYYVQFNSHNNYMDLLVQTGIVGLGLFIWFMTEQSILGLRMMTKVPEGFAKGLVYGIFGGTIGTIVAGMFGDWVIPFVYNVGFNGFRASILGWFFMGGLVALEQTFQSQEGK